The Eleutherodactylus coqui strain aEleCoq1 chromosome 6, aEleCoq1.hap1, whole genome shotgun sequence genome window below encodes:
- the EIF2S1 gene encoding eukaryotic translation initiation factor 2 subunit 1 produces MPGLSCRFYQHKFPEVDDVVMVNVRSIAEMGAYVSLLEYNNIEGMILLSELSRRRIRSINKLIRIGRNECVVVIRVDKDKGYIDLSKRRVSPEEALKCEDKFTKSKTVYSILRHVAEVLEYTKDEQLDSLFQRTAWVFDEKYKRPGYGAYDAFKHAVSDPSVLDGLDLTEEERRVLIDNINRRLTPQAVKIRADIEVACYGYEGIDAVKDALRAGLKCSTENMPIKINLIAPPRYVMTTTTLERTEGLSVLNQAMSVIKERIEEKRGVFNVQMEPKVVTDTDETELARQLERLEKENAEVDGDDDADEMEAKAED; encoded by the exons ATGCCTGGGTTAAGTTGTCGGTTTTACCAGCACAAGTTTCCAGAAGTTGACGATGTGGTGATGGTCAACGTCCGCTCCATCGCGGAGATGGGGGCCTACGTCAGCCTCTTAGAATATAACAACATAGAGGGCATGATCCTCCTCAGCGAACTCTCCAGGAGGCGTATTCGATCCATCAACAAACTCATCCGCATCGGCAGAAACGAGTGTGTGGTGGTCATAAGGGTGGACAAAGATAAAG GATACATTGATTTATCCAAGAgaagagtttctccagaggaagCGCTAAAATGTGAAGATAAGTTCACAAAGTCCAAAACT GTTTACAGCATTTTGCGCCATGTAGCAGAGGTGTTGGAATACACAAAGGATGAACAGCTAGATAGCTTGTTTCAGAGAACAGCATGGGTATTTGATGAAAAATATAAGAGGCCGGGATATGGGGCCTACGATGCCTTCAAGCATGCTGTTTC GGACCCTTCAGTTCTGGATGGATTGGATTTAACAGAAGAGGAGAGGCGAGTTCTCATTGACAATATTAACAGGCGTCTTACTCCACAAGCTGTGAAGATCAGAGCAG ATATTGAGGTTGCGTGCTACGGCTATGAAGGGATTGATGCTGTAAAGGATGCCCTAAGAGCAGGACTTAAGTGTTCAACAGAAAATATGCCAATAAAA ATTAATCTGATTGCACCGCCTCGGTATGTAATGACAACTACCACCCTGGAGAGGACAGAAGGGTTATCTGTGCTGAACCAAGCCATGTCCGTCATCAAAGAGAGGATCGAGGAGAAAAGAGGTGTCTTCAATGTCCAAATGGAG CCCAAGGTGGTTACAGACACAGACGAAACAGAACTCGCCAGGCAACTTGAGCGACTGGAGAAAGAAAACGCAGAGGTGGATGGAGATGATGATGCAGATGAAATGGAAGCAAAAGCCGAAGATTAA